The Deltaproteobacteria bacterium genome has a segment encoding these proteins:
- a CDS encoding hydrogenase iron-sulfur subunit yields METFEPLIVAFCCHYCAYTAADMAGSMRLSYPPNVRIIRVPCSGKVDAIHIMKAFQKGADGVYVAGCLEGDCHFKNGNVNAARRVAYLKKLLDEIGIGGERLEMFTMSAGMGERFARVAIDFTEKIREMGPNPVKSFLQDHAREASGS; encoded by the coding sequence ATGGAAACCTTCGAACCCCTCATTGTCGCCTTTTGTTGCCATTATTGCGCTTATACTGCCGCGGACATGGCCGGCAGTATGCGGTTGTCCTATCCGCCCAACGTCCGTATCATCCGAGTGCCTTGTTCCGGAAAGGTGGATGCTATTCATATCATGAAGGCCTTTCAAAAGGGTGCGGACGGGGTCTACGTGGCCGGGTGCCTGGAAGGTGATTGCCATTTCAAAAATGGAAACGTGAACGCGGCCCGGCGTGTAGCTTACCTTAAAAAACTACTGGACGAAATCGGCATCGGGGGTGAGCGCCTGGAAATGTTCACCATGTCTGCCGGAATGGGAGAGCGTTTCGCCCGCGTAGCGATCGATTTCACTGAAAAAATAAGGGAAATGGGACCTAACCCCGTCAAATCATTCTTGCAGGACCATGCCCGTGAGGCTTCTGGCTCCTAA
- a CDS encoding methylenetetrahydrofolate reductase C-terminal domain-containing protein — protein MITAERKPLEEIMEYIEPYRRILLVGCNECVTVCAAGGRKEVALLASALQMASMQSGKMLEIKEITLERQCDPEYVEELVNVIDQVEAVLSMACGCGVQEIAKRFKNKPVFPAVNTEFMGASERQGVWAERCQGCGNCILGLTGGICPIARCSKRLMNGPCGGSSNGKCEINPEVDCAWQLIWDRLKALGLEDKYEEIMEAKDWRTSRDGGPRKIIREDLAQ, from the coding sequence ATGATTACTGCCGAACGGAAACCCCTCGAGGAAATCATGGAATACATTGAACCTTACCGGCGTATTCTTCTCGTGGGTTGCAACGAGTGCGTCACGGTTTGCGCGGCTGGAGGCCGAAAGGAAGTCGCCCTTCTCGCCTCCGCCCTTCAAATGGCTTCCATGCAGAGCGGCAAGATGCTCGAGATCAAGGAAATAACCCTCGAGAGGCAATGCGATCCGGAATACGTGGAAGAGCTTGTCAACGTCATCGACCAGGTCGAGGCCGTTCTTTCCATGGCCTGCGGTTGCGGCGTTCAGGAAATCGCAAAGCGATTCAAGAACAAACCCGTTTTCCCGGCCGTGAACACGGAATTCATGGGGGCCTCGGAACGCCAGGGAGTCTGGGCGGAACGATGCCAGGGTTGCGGGAATTGCATTCTCGGCCTGACCGGGGGGATCTGCCCCATCGCCAGGTGTTCGAAGCGACTCATGAACGGCCCCTGTGGCGGGTCTTCCAACGGGAAATGTGAAATCAACCCTGAGGTGGACTGCGCCTGGCAACTGATCTGGGATCGCCTCAAGGCCCTCGGCCTGGAGGACAAGTACGAAGAAATCATGGAAGCCAAAGATTGGCGGACGAGCAGGGACGGTGGCCCCCGAAAAATCATAAGAGAGGATTTGGCACAATGA
- a CDS encoding methylenetetrahydrofolate reductase, which translates to MKTESALEKVLASGQLAVTSECGPPRGAAPEKVKAKAELLKGYVDAVNVTDNQTAVVRMSSMAACIILKQMGLNPILQMVTRDRNRLALQSDILGAYSHGINTMLCLSGDHPTFGDHPMAANVYDVDSIQFIQIVKKMRDEGKFQGGDDIVNPPRMFIGAAANPFADPFELRVARLAKKIKAGVDFIQTQCIYNVAKFKQWMQGVRDRGLHEKVSILAGITPMKSAGMAKYMKNKVPGMDVPDEVVKRLAGVPKEKQAEEGIRMCVETIEELKEVEGVRGFHIMAIEWEQKVPEIVERAGLLPRPQV; encoded by the coding sequence ATGAAGACGGAAAGTGCGCTTGAGAAGGTTTTGGCATCGGGTCAGCTGGCGGTCACATCCGAATGTGGACCTCCAAGGGGTGCAGCACCTGAAAAGGTGAAAGCGAAGGCCGAACTGCTGAAGGGTTACGTGGATGCGGTGAACGTGACGGACAACCAGACGGCCGTCGTACGAATGTCCAGCATGGCGGCCTGTATTATCCTTAAACAGATGGGTCTCAATCCCATCCTCCAGATGGTGACGAGAGACCGGAACCGCCTGGCCCTCCAGAGCGATATCCTCGGGGCCTATTCCCACGGCATCAATACCATGCTCTGTCTTTCCGGCGATCACCCCACCTTCGGTGATCATCCCATGGCAGCCAACGTGTATGATGTGGATTCCATACAGTTTATCCAAATCGTCAAAAAAATGCGGGACGAGGGAAAGTTCCAGGGAGGGGACGACATCGTCAACCCCCCACGAATGTTCATCGGTGCTGCTGCCAATCCCTTCGCCGACCCCTTCGAGTTGCGCGTGGCCCGGCTTGCAAAGAAAATCAAGGCCGGGGTGGATTTCATCCAGACCCAGTGTATTTACAACGTAGCCAAGTTCAAACAGTGGATGCAGGGAGTCCGGGACCGGGGGCTCCATGAAAAGGTCAGCATCCTTGCCGGGATTACCCCGATGAAATCCGCCGGCATGGCCAAGTACATGAAAAACAAGGTCCCGGGGATGGATGTTCCCGACGAGGTCGTCAAACGGCTCGCAGGAGTACCGAAGGAAAAACAGGCCGAAGAGGGCATTCGGATGTGCGTGGAGACGATCGAAGAACTGAAAGAAGTGGAAGGGGTTCGAGGATTTCATATCATGGCCATCGAGTGGGAACAGAAAGTTCCGGAGATCGTCGAGAGGGCTGGACTCCTTCCCAGGCCTCAGGTATAA